A stretch of DNA from Columba livia isolate bColLiv1 breed racing homer chromosome 11, bColLiv1.pat.W.v2, whole genome shotgun sequence:
TGACAAGGAACCAACTAAATGACTGTAAGTGTAGTTTGCATCaaccagttaaaaaaaacccaaaacacacaacacaaacCAAATGACAACACAACCAACAGCAACCAGCCCAGTCACAATGAAGCAGGCAAGCAGTCAAATTAGCATCAGCACAAAGACCTACCTGGCCTAGATGATATGACAAGAACTCTGTTATCCAGAGTTTCAATGGTCTTTCTGAAACCACATAAAGCCTCCGAGAGCTGGATTCTCATTTTGGTAATTAAGTCATGCCCTCGTCTCTGAAAGACGCTGTGATCCTTTTGATCAAGCACAATGATAACATCACCAGGCTCCAGATCAGGCTCCTGGTCCCCTTCTCCATGAAATACTATCTTCTGACCATCTTTCATACCTGCAGAGAAGAAACCCGTTTATTCTCTGCAGAACTACAGATTATGATTAGGGACACAGAACAAACACACAGTTCTTACCTTTATCAACATGAACTTCTATGATCTTTTTCTCCCTCACAACCTTACAGCCATTGCAGTTGTCACATCTGTCCTTCGGGTTTATCCTTTCACCTTGGCCTTTGCATTCTGGACACACGGTTTGGATTTGTTGCACCATGCCAGGTCCAATCTGCTGAACTAGAACTTGCATTCCTCTTCCTTTACACACAGGGCACTTTTCTActgcccctttctttccgcCATAACCTTTGACAAAAGAGTTACATctcagtaaaaaagaaaagttattctACAGTAGGCAAGCTGGAACTCACTGACTTCAAGAGCACCTTTAGGGTAACTTAAGAGGAGTTCTGGAAAGTATTTCCAATGTGACTGGAATTTAGTTTCCATCACAAAACATGCCCAAGTCAGAAGTTTCTACGCACAAAGGAAAGTCACATTTTCTGTGCACAGCTTGTTTCGTTAGCCTCTGACCTACCTACCAGTACATCTTGGTTTTCAAGGAACTATCAGCACACCAACTTCAAGACCTAAACATTCCATTAATACCTTGGAAAGCATCTGCTGGCCAAATATTTAATAGAGACCTTATTGAGGTCAGTCGTTATGGATACTTAATAGCTGCAAAATGAGTTGTGTAATACAAGCTAGACTTACCCACAGCAATTAAAAAGTTAAACAGCCATTTATTAGATTTCTGGatcaagatatttttaatttaggtaCGCTTAACTATAATTCACAGGAGTTCAAGATTGCCATTAGAACAGTGTTTAAGAGAACCTTATTCTTGGATAACCATAAATAAGAACTAAATAGTCTGTCAGACTTTCGGGGGCAGCATGGAAGGTgactgaaaagtaaaaatacacacacacactttactcACAGCCCTTCCCGcaatgttatttaaaacaaacaaacaaaaaaaaccacccttgGAGTAAGAGGTGTTTGAaactactacttttttttttaccttcacaCTTTGCACAAATAACGTTCTTTTGCAGCGCCAGTTTCCTTGTAATACCATTGTATAAGTCTTCAAGAGATACACCTAACTGGTGCACAacatttttgcctttaaaaaaaaaaaaaaggagagagagattAACTGTGGTTCAGCTGTTGTGAGAACCAATGCTTAAAGGCTTCTACACTTGTTCATACATGCACAGTCTGAATGTAAAGTTCATTCCAAACTTTGAACACAGCTCAGCCCCCTTAAAAGCATGTGCAGTTCCATCAGCTTCCACTGAGCTGCACCCACTCATGTCACAACATACAGTTTAGCTGTAATTACGCAAAGCATCATTAAAGCCACCCTGCTCCTATTTCTAAGTTTACAAGCTTAACTGAAACAGCAAGATGCAAGGACACTACCAGCTTCAGATCTAGTCAATTTAGAAGCTTCTATTATGCCTACTTATAAATTTCCATGCCACTTCATAGCATAATTTCAAAGATTTTCTAGCAAGTTACTACTTGCTCCTTCAACAGACAGTGGGCacggaaaaagacaaaaatcattCTGTGCTTCCGGCAGCACTCTGTACTGAGTTTCACATAATTTCTCCTAAATATTTTCATGAGATTTAACATTACTGAAGTTTAAGTTGATGGTGTCCTTTGAAGCAAGTTGCCCAAAGCATATGAGCAAGTGAGGCACagatctagaaaaaaaaaaaggtaacttaAAATGGGTCTAATTCAGCTGCTCTAACCTACTAAATGTCTCCCCCTCCCCTACAGATTACCCACACCaactttaacaaaaaaaataaacagaactcATCAGAAATGTTGCTATGGCTATGTCATGTTATCTACTTTATTAGAATCTTAATGCTAGagtaactaaaaaaaataaataaaataataatttacttGATCTACTGTTGCAAAGAGTAATATCCACACTATGTGCACTCAGCAGAACAGCAGTACCGTAGCACAGGTGTTTTATGCTTAAGTGCAAGGTTAGAGTTTCTAGAACTTGTTTAGAACCGTGTACCTCTTCTCTCTCTATTCATTCGGCCTCCACCACCAAAGAACATGTCAAAGATGTCCATGggtgaagagaagctgccgccACTCAGGCCTCCTTCTTTAATAGCCTGCTCCCCACCCTGGTCATAGAggtcccttttctttgggtccGACAGAACTTCATATGCCTGGGATATGAGtttaaactaaaaagaaaaaagaagctctGAACAACTATGACCAAGAGGAAAAGTAACCCTCTCATATGCAACTCCATCTTCAGATTGAGCCACTACAGCACACCCTTGTAGCATTCTGTCTTTTGGAAAAAGGAAACTCCCTAAACAAACGTGTAATAAGCTATAATAGCACACTTTTGTCCAGGAAAACCAccccttttctccctctcccccctcctcCCATGTTACAAGAGGGCTTAATTCAGTCACACCAAACTTACAAGCATATGCAAACTACACTTCAATAATTTGTGGTGTTAGTTGTCATCATTACACACTGCTAAGAACCCATTTAGAAAGGGATATGATACTATCCCTAAAGCCTTGGTGGTCACCAGATGCTCAATGGCCACAGCAGCACTCATTGTTCTAGAGCTACGTGGGGATCCTTCAGCTGCTACATCCAGCTAGAACTAAACAGATTTATGTGACCAGACACTGGTGCTGCTTACTCATTGCAAATAGAAAGACTTAGatacaaataaaagcaacaattttatgaaaaaataaggGACTTTGTTAACAGCTATCAAGAATTTCTTATTACTAAAATGACAAAGTCaatttttaaagacaattaGCTATTACTGAAATGACTGCTTCAATTTTAAACACAGTTTACTTACGGCCAGGTAAAGTGGTGTAAGCAAAAAAAGCAGGCcaaatataaaagcagaaaaggctACCTTTGATGATGTTACTATTTGACTAGCTCCAGTTTTGTAAATTAGTATACTAGATACACAAATATGGAGTTTCTATTCCTATATTATGGTCTTATCAGACCAGCTTTTAGACAAATAATCCTATCGTTTAAGTTTTTCATAGTTCTCCAATTGTGGTGCTCATTTATCCTCCTGGGCATCACACGGAGTTGAGTGGGTCTGTGCTATGAGCGTATCAAATGGTTTTATTGTACACAGCCCACCCACGTGCAGCCCAGTGGTTTCCTCTGGATTGTTACCCTGTCCACCTGCATTACCaatttctctgaagaaaactcATCCTGTTCACGGGTACAAATCAACCCAGTGCAACCGCAGCATGCACAGCAGCACCGGCAGCTGG
This window harbors:
- the DNAJA4 gene encoding dnaJ homolog subfamily A member 4 isoform X1, whose translation is MVKETGYYDILQVKPNASSEEIKRAYRKLALKYHPDKNPSEGERFKLISQAYEVLSDPKKRDLYDQGGEQAIKEGGLSGGSFSSPMDIFDMFFGGGGRMNRERRGKNVVHQLGVSLEDLYNGITRKLALQKNVICAKCEGYGGKKGAVEKCPVCKGRGMQVLVQQIGPGMVQQIQTVCPECKGQGERINPKDRCDNCNGCKVVREKKIIEVHVDKGMKDGQKIVFHGEGDQEPDLEPGDVIIVLDQKDHSVFQRRGHDLITKMRIQLSEALCGFRKTIETLDNRVLVISSRPGEVIKHGDLKCIHNEGMPIYKSPMDKGSLIIQFLVQFPEHFWLPREKLCLLEALLPPREDVMITDEMDQVDLEDFDPNEQTYRNSGGEAYEEDEEGPRTGVQCQTS
- the DNAJA4 gene encoding dnaJ homolog subfamily A member 4 isoform X2; this encodes MQVLVQQIGPGMVQQIQTVCPECKGQGERINPKDRCDNCNGCKVVREKKIIEVHVDKGMKDGQKIVFHGEGDQEPDLEPGDVIIVLDQKDHSVFQRRGHDLITKMRIQLSEALCGFRKTIETLDNRVLVISSRPGEVIKHGDLKCIHNEGMPIYKSPMDKGSLIIQFLVQFPEHFWLPREKLCLLEALLPPREDVMITDEMDQVDLEDFDPNEQTYRNSGGEAYEEDEEGPRTGVQCQTS